The genomic window ACCGATCCCTCATGCAGACACGTCACGCGGACTCCAAGCTCGCGCACGAACGTCATGTCGTGCTCGACGACGACCACGGTCTTGTCCTTGTTGATCTCCTTCAAAAGCTCGGCGGTCTGATGCGTTTCCACATCGGTCATGCCTGCCACTGGCTCATCGACCAGCAGCAGCTTGGGATCCTGCGCCAGTAGCATGCCGATCTCGAGCCACTGTTTCTGGCCGTGGGATAATGTACCAGCCAACCGATCGCGCGAACCGGTCAGACGGATCGTTTCAAGGACACGATCGATGCGCTCACGCTCGTCTGCGGTCTCGCGCCAGAACAACGTCTTGCGGACGCCATGATCGGTCTTCAGCGCAAGGCGTAGATTGTCTTCGATGGTCTGGCTCTCGAATACAGTTGGTTTCTGGAATTTGCGCCCAATGCCGAGCTCGGCGATTTGCGTCTCATCAAGACGCGTGAGATCGACCGAACCGTCAAACAGGACATCGCCTTCATCGGGTTTGGTCTTGCCGGTGATGATGTCCATCATCGTCGTTTTACCGGCGCCATTGGGACCGATGATGGCCCGCATCTCACCCGGTGCGATGGTCAACGACAGATTATTGATGGCGTGGAATCCATCGAACGAGACATGCACGCCATCGAGATAGAGCATTGCGGACGTCGCGCGGGTATCCATGACATTCATAGGTTTACTTCGCCATCCGTGTTTCAGCGACACCGTCTTCGAGCGCAGCGCTCGCCGCGTTCTTCTCAAACTGCTCTTCGCGGCGCCGGGCCCACCAGTCTTTCACAGTGCCGACAATGCCCTTGGGCAGCAGCAGGGTCACCAGGATGAACAGCGCGCCCAGCATGAATAGCCAGTACGGCGCCAGCACGCCGGATGTGAATACGGTCTTGGCGTAGTTCACGACAACAGCTCCCAGCGCTGCTCCAATCAGCGTGCCGCGCCCGCCGACTGCGACCCAGATCACCGCCTCGATCGAATTACCCGGCGCGAATTCTCCAGGATTGATGATCCCCACCTGCGGGACATAGAGGGCGCCGGCGACACCCGCCATGCATGCCGATAGCGTGAAGACAAAAAGTTTGTAGGATTCTACGCGGTATCCCAAGAACCGCGTGCGGGATTCTGCATCGCGTATCGCGATCAGCACCTTGCCGAGCTTCGAGGTCACGATCGCGCGGCACATCAAGAACACGAGTGCAAGCGCAATGCAGGACAGAACGAACAGCACCGCACGCGTTCCCTGCGCCTGGACATTGAAACCGAGGATATCCTTAAAGTCGGTCAAGCCATTATTGCCGCCGAAGCCGAAATCGTTACGGAAAAAGGCCAGCAGCAGCGCGTAAGTCATCGCCTGCGTGATGATCGACAAATACACACCGGTCACGCGCGAGCGGAAGGCAAGCCAGCCGAAGCAGAAAGCCAGCAGGCCAGGCACCAAAAGCACCATCAGCGCGGCGAACCAGAACATATCGAAGCCGTGCCAGTACCATGGAAGCTTCTGATAGTTCAGAAACACCATGAAGTCCGGCAACAGCGGATTGCCATACACGCCACGGCTGCCGATCTGCCGCATCAGATACATGCCCATGGCGTAGCCGCCGAGCGCGAAGAATGCACCGTGACCGAGCGAAAGGATCCCGCAATATCCCCAAATGAGGTCGATCGAGAGAGCCAGGATCGCGTAGCAGAGATATTTGCCGAACAGTGCCATCAAATAAGTCGGCACCTGCAGCGGAGACGACTCCGGCAGGAGCAAGTTCGAAAGCGGCACGAGAATGCCGACTGCTGCGACGATCAACAAAAAGACCGTCGCGCTTTTGTCGAGGGATCGGGTGAGGATGTGCGGCGTCATGCTTCCACCGATCGGCCCTTGAGCGCGAACAGGCCGCGCGGCCGCTTCTGAATGAACAGAATGATCAGGACCAGAATGGCGATCTTGCCCAGCACCGCGCCAGCGATCGGCTCTAAGAATTTGTTGGCCATGCCGAGCGTAAGCGCCCCGACCAAAGTGCCCCACAGATTTCCGACCCCGCCGAACACCACCACCATGAAGGAGTCGATGATGTAACTCTGGCCAAGGTTGGGACTGACGTTGTCGATCTGCGATAGAGCCACGCCCGCGATACCGGCGATACCAGAACCGAGACCGAAGGTCAGAGCGTCAACCCGCGAGGTCGCGATGCCCATCGAAGCCGCCATGCGCCGGTTCTGGGTCACGGCGCGCATCTCAAGCCCGAGGCTGGTGAAACGCAGCATTGCCAGCAGAATGAAGAACACCGCGAGCGTAAACACGACGATCCAGAGCCGGTTATACGTGATCGTTATGTAACCGATGTCGAATGCGCCGCTCATCCACGATGGATTGCCGACCTCACGGTTAGTCGGGCCAAAGGCGGTACGCACCGCCTGCTGGATGATCAGGGAGAGCCCCCAAGTGGCGAGAAGGGTCTCGAGCGGGCGTCCGTAAAGGAATCGGATAATTGTCCGCTCGATCAGAACGCCGATGAGACCCGCGACCAGAAATGCCAGAGGCACGGCTATCAACAACGAATAATCGAACAGCGCGGGGTAGCTGCTGCGGATAATCTCCTGCACCACGAAAGTAACATAGGCGCCGATCATCACCATTTCGCCATGAGCCATGTTGATGACGCCCATCACGCCGAAGGTGATGGCAAGACCGATGGCGGCGAGCAGCAGAACAGACCCAAGCGACAGACCGTACCACGCGTTCTGAACTGTCGCCCAGATCGCAAGCGTATTCTGGATCGATCCGATTGTGCTCGCGGCCGCATTGACCACTGACTGCGGCTGCCCCGGCGACAAGCCGGTCAGAATCGCCAACGCTTCCTGATCACCGCGCGCGCGGATGATGGAGATTGCCTCGAGCTTATCGGCTTCGCTCGCGTCGTCCTTGAACAGGATGATTGCGGCCTTTGCCTGCGCGAGTGCTCGCTTGGCTGTGCTGTAGGTTTCCTTCTGCAACGCGCCTTCGACGGTCGGCAGGAGCGCTGCGTCGTGCGATTTAAAGACGGACTGTGCAGCTTGAATGCGCGTCGCAACATCCGGCGACAGCAGGGTGAGTCCACCCATCGCAGCCTCAACGGCACGGCGCAGCCGGTTATTGAGGCGCACGGGGTTCGCAGTCGCCGGCATATCGGCGACAGGAGCGCCTGTCACGGCATCTGTGACTTTGCCGTCAGAAGTCTTGATGAAAACCTTCTTGCTTTCGGGATCGGCCAGCAAACGGCCATCCTGCAAGGCCCCGATGATGGGAGCAGCCTGCGGATTGCCGCTGGTCGCGAGCACCCCGATGGCCTCTTCCGTATCGGAGAATGAGTCGTTGGCGAACTGCGCGACGGCATCTTCAAAGGGGCCCGCCAAAGCGGGTAAACCCATGGAGACAATGAGCGCCATCGCGGCAAACAGCGCGCGGCTTCGATGGATAAAATTAAAAAGCACGTCACAACCCCGGCAGAGGTGGAGTGGGAGACGGCGACGATTGCCGCCTCCCGGTCGTTCAGTCCAAGTCAGAGGATCAGGAACCCTGACCGCCGCACTTGTTGGTCTTGACGTTGAAGTTGCCGCACTTATGCGTGACCCAGTCGCCGATCAGGTCCTTCGAGCCCTCAAGCTCCTTCGACCATGCATCGCCGGCCACGAGGCTCGGAGTCTTCCACACAACGTCGAACTGACCATCGGCTTTGATTTCGCCGATGAACACAGGCTTGGTGATGTGATGGTTCGGCAGCATCTTCGATACGCCGCCGGTCAGGTTCGGCGCTTCGGTGCCGGGCAGTGCATCGATCACCTTGTCAGGATCGACCGACTTCGCCTTCTCGACAGCCTTCACCCACATGTTGAAGCCGATCACATGCGCTTCCATCGGGTCGTTGGTCACACGCTTCGGATTATTGGTGTAAGCCTGCCACTTCTTGATGAACTCGGTATTCGCTGGAGTCTTGATGGATTCGAAGTAGTTCCAGGCCGCGAGGTGACCAACAAGCGGCTTGGTGTCGATGCCGGCGAGCTCTTCTTCACCGACCGAGAACGCCACCACCGGAATATCGGTCGCCTTGATGCCCTGGTTGCCAAGCTCCTTATAGAACGGCACGTTGGCATCGCCATTAATGGTCGAGACCACCGCCGTCTTCTTGCCAGCAGATCCAAACTTCTTGATGTCAGCTACGATCGTCTGCCAATCGGAGTGACCGAACGGCGTGTAGTTGATCATGATGTCTTCCTGCTTGACGCCTTTGGACTTCAAGTAGGCTTCGAGGATCTTGTTGGTGGTGCGCGGATAGACATAGTCGGTGCCGGCCAGCACCCAACGCTTCACCTTCTCTTCCTTCATCAGGTAGTCGACCGCAGGGATAGCCTGCTGGTTCGGCGCAGCGCCGGTGTAGAACACATTGCGCTCGCTTTCCTCGCCCTCGTACTGGACGGGATAGAAGAGGATCGAGTTCAACTCCTTGAATACGGGCAACACGGATTTACGTGACACCGAGGTCCAGCAGCCGAACACGACCGAAACCTTGTCTTTGGTAATCAATTCGCGCGCCTTTTCGGCGAAGAGCGGCCAGTTCGATGCGGGATCAACGACGACAGCTTCGAGCTTCTTCCCGAGAACACCGCCTTTCTTGTTCTGCTCGTCGATGAGGAACAGAATGGTGTCTTTCAGTGTGGTTTCGCTGATGGCCATGGTGCCGGACAGCGAATGCAAGACACCGACCTTGATGGTGTCATCGGCAGCCTTGGCGCCACCGAGCGTCGCGAGACCTAAAAAGAGGCCAGCCGTCGCAGCCAGCCATTTCCGGCGGCTGAACGGCACGGCCATAGTCGTGCTGAAATGCGTAGTCATGCGATTATCTCCCTGACGCAGACGTGAAACGCGATGAGACGGCCCTGGGCCGGCTGCGGTAAGGGAATCGCAAGAAGTATGCCACCTGCTGAAATTTCAACAAGCCATTGCTACAACTAGGGAATTTCATATTTCAAGCGAACAGCGCCACCAGTCCGCCTTATTTTTAGGCGCCCTGCCTGAGTGCGAAGGCAGCACAATGCTCATAAAATAACCAGATCGAGCGCGACGACTAAATTTTCAGCACGAAACCACAGGCCGGCGATCATGAAATCATCAACCCAATCAGCGCGTTTGTCCGAAACAGCGGACATTCACCTTGAAAGCGCCGCCTTCCTGTTCCATATCAACGCCGCGACCTTGAGAATCGTCAGGTCTTTGCGAGCCGCGTGTTCTGATCCCGTTTTGCGGTTTCTGGCTTGCTTTTCAGCTAACCGAAACCGACACCCCAGACACGCGGGTGTCCCCGACACCGCCCGTACCCGACATGATGTCCGGCGCGCGCAATGACTCATAGAAAGACCTGCTTTTGACTTCTTTCCAGGATTTCGGGCTAGCCGATCCAATCTCGCGTGCTCTTAAAGAAGAGAATTATCACACGCCCACCCCTATCCAGGCACAGACCATTCCCATCGCGATGACCGGCCGAGACGTCATCGGAATCGCCCAGACCGGCACCGGAAAAACGGCGTCGTTCGCGCTGCCGATCCTGCATCGCCTACTGGAAAGCCGCATCAGGCCA from Nitrobacteraceae bacterium AZCC 1564 includes these protein-coding regions:
- a CDS encoding urea transport system permease protein (product_source=KO:K11960; cleavage_site_network=SignalP-noTM; cog=COG0559; ko=KO:K11960; pfam=PF02653; superfamily=48371; tigrfam=TIGR03409; transmembrane_helix_parts=Inside_1_249,TMhelix_250_272,Outside_273_301,TMhelix_302_324,Inside_325_330,TMhelix_331_353,Outside_354_386,TMhelix_387_409,Inside_410_428,TMhelix_429_451,Outside_452_470,TMhelix_471_493,Inside_494_497,TMhelix_498_520,Outside_521_537), producing MLFNFIHRSRALFAAMALIVSMGLPALAGPFEDAVAQFANDSFSDTEEAIGVLATSGNPQAAPIIGALQDGRLLADPESKKVFIKTSDGKVTDAVTGAPVADMPATANPVRLNNRLRRAVEAAMGGLTLLSPDVATRIQAAQSVFKSHDAALLPTVEGALQKETYSTAKRALAQAKAAIILFKDDASEADKLEAISIIRARGDQEALAILTGLSPGQPQSVVNAAASTIGSIQNTLAIWATVQNAWYGLSLGSVLLLAAIGLAITFGVMGVINMAHGEMVMIGAYVTFVVQEIIRSSYPALFDYSLLIAVPLAFLVAGLIGVLIERTIIRFLYGRPLETLLATWGLSLIIQQAVRTAFGPTNREVGNPSWMSGAFDIGYITITYNRLWIVVFTLAVFFILLAMLRFTSLGLEMRAVTQNRRMAASMGIATSRVDALTFGLGSGIAGIAGVALSQIDNVSPNLGQSYIIDSFMVVVFGGVGNLWGTLVGALTLGMANKFLEPIAGAVLGKIAILVLIILFIQKRPRGLFALKGRSVEA
- a CDS encoding urea transport system permease protein (product_source=KO:K11961; cog=COG4177; ko=KO:K11961; pfam=PF02653; tigrfam=TIGR03408; transmembrane_helix_parts=Inside_1_12,TMhelix_13_35,Outside_36_44,TMhelix_45_64,Inside_65_70,TMhelix_71_93,Outside_94_129,TMhelix_130_152,Inside_153_158,TMhelix_159_178,Outside_179_207,TMhelix_208_230,Inside_231_260,TMhelix_261_283,Outside_284_297,TMhelix_298_320,Inside_321_326,TMhelix_327_349,Outside_350_389) codes for the protein MTPHILTRSLDKSATVFLLIVAAVGILVPLSNLLLPESSPLQVPTYLMALFGKYLCYAILALSIDLIWGYCGILSLGHGAFFALGGYAMGMYLMRQIGSRGVYGNPLLPDFMVFLNYQKLPWYWHGFDMFWFAALMVLLVPGLLAFCFGWLAFRSRVTGVYLSIITQAMTYALLLAFFRNDFGFGGNNGLTDFKDILGFNVQAQGTRAVLFVLSCIALALVFLMCRAIVTSKLGKVLIAIRDAESRTRFLGYRVESYKLFVFTLSACMAGVAGALYVPQVGIINPGEFAPGNSIEAVIWVAVGGRGTLIGAALGAVVVNYAKTVFTSGVLAPYWLFMLGALFILVTLLLPKGIVGTVKDWWARRREEQFEKNAASAALEDGVAETRMAK
- a CDS encoding urea transport system ATP-binding protein (product_source=KO:K11962; cath_funfam=3.40.50.300; cog=COG4674; ko=KO:K11962; pfam=PF00005,PF12399; smart=SM00382; superfamily=52540; tigrfam=TIGR03411) codes for the protein MNVMDTRATSAMLYLDGVHVSFDGFHAINNLSLTIAPGEMRAIIGPNGAGKTTMMDIITGKTKPDEGDVLFDGSVDLTRLDETQIAELGIGRKFQKPTVFESQTIEDNLRLALKTDHGVRKTLFWRETADERERIDRVLETIRLTGSRDRLAGTLSHGQKQWLEIGMLLAQDPKLLLVDEPVAGMTDVETHQTAELLKEINKDKTVVVVEHDMTFVRELGVRVTCLHEGSVLAEGSIDQVSANERVIEVYLGR
- a CDS encoding urea transport system substrate-binding protein (product_source=KO:K11959; cath_funfam=3.40.50.2300; cleavage_site_network=SignalP-noTM; cog=COG0683; ko=KO:K11959; pfam=PF13433; superfamily=53822; tigrfam=TIGR03407) codes for the protein MTTHFSTTMAVPFSRRKWLAATAGLFLGLATLGGAKAADDTIKVGVLHSLSGTMAISETTLKDTILFLIDEQNKKGGVLGKKLEAVVVDPASNWPLFAEKARELITKDKVSVVFGCWTSVSRKSVLPVFKELNSILFYPVQYEGEESERNVFYTGAAPNQQAIPAVDYLMKEEKVKRWVLAGTDYVYPRTTNKILEAYLKSKGVKQEDIMINYTPFGHSDWQTIVADIKKFGSAGKKTAVVSTINGDANVPFYKELGNQGIKATDIPVVAFSVGEEELAGIDTKPLVGHLAAWNYFESIKTPANTEFIKKWQAYTNNPKRVTNDPMEAHVIGFNMWVKAVEKAKSVDPDKVIDALPGTEAPNLTGGVSKMLPNHHITKPVFIGEIKADGQFDVVWKTPSLVAGDAWSKELEGSKDLIGDWVTHKCGNFNVKTNKCGGQGS